One Ahaetulla prasina isolate Xishuangbanna chromosome 10, ASM2864084v1, whole genome shotgun sequence genomic region harbors:
- the TRNAU1AP gene encoding tRNA selenocysteine 1-associated protein 1 isoform X2, whose product MAASLWMGDLEPYMDENFISRAFATMGQLVLSVKIIRNRLTGIPAGYCFVEFADLATAEKCLHKINGKPLPGATPTKRFKLNYATYGKQPDNSPEYSLFVGDLSPDVDDGMIYEFFVKVYPSCRGGKVVVDQTGVSKGYGFVKFSDELEQKRALVECQGAVGLGSKPIRLSVAIPKANRLKMVEYNQMYNYNYNQYYQQYQNYYAHWGYDQNTGSYSYSYPQYGYTQNTMQTYEEVGEDALEDPMPQTDVSEANKQFMEQSEELYDALIECHWQPLDSVSSELQAA is encoded by the exons ATATGGATGAGAACTTCATTTCAAGAGCTTTTGCTACTATGGGACAACTAGTCCTGAGTGTGAAGATAATTCGGAATAGATTGACAGG GATTCCAGCAGGCTATTGCTTTGTAGAATTCGCTGATCTGGCCACAGCAGAGAAATGTTTACATAAAATCAACGGGAAGCCCCTTCCTGGCGCCACCCCT ACAAAGCGCTTTAAATTAAACTATGCCACATATGGGAAGCAGCCTGATAACAG ccCAGAATATTCCCTGTTTGTTGGGGATCTTTCCCCTGATGTAGATGACGGGATGATATATGAATTTTTTGTAAAAGTATACCCATCATGTCGGGGTGGAAAAGTGGTCGTGGATCAGACAGGCGTTTCCAA AGGCTATGGTTTTGTGAAATTCTCAGATGAACTGGAGCAAAAAAGAGCACTGGTAGAGTGCCAGGGGGCTGTCGGCCTTGGTTCTAAGCCGATACGCTTGAGCGTTGCCATACCAAAAGC TAATCGGCTGAAGATGGTAGAGTACAATCAGATGTACAACTATAACTATAACCAGTACTATCAACAGTATCAGAACTACTATGCCCATTGGGGATACGATCAAAACACCGGCAGTTACAGCTACAGCTATCCACAATATGGCTACACACAGAATACCATGCAG ACATATGAAGAAGTGGGTGAAGATGCATTAGAAG ATCCGATGCCCCAGACGGATGTGAGTGAAGCCAACAAGCAGTTTATGGAGCAGAGCGAAGAACTCTATGATGCCTTGATAGAATGCCATTGGCAGCCTTTGGACAGTGTGTCTTCAGAGCTCCAGGCTGCGTAA
- the TRNAU1AP gene encoding tRNA selenocysteine 1-associated protein 1 isoform X1, whose product MAASLWMGDLEPYMDENFISRAFATMGQLVLSVKIIRNRLTGIPAGYCFVEFADLATAEKCLHKINGKPLPGATPTKRFKLNYATYGKQPDNSPEYSLFVGDLSPDVDDGMIYEFFVKVYPSCRGGKVVVDQTGVSKGYGFVKFSDELEQKRALVECQGAVGLGSKPIRLSVAIPKANRLKMVEYNQMYNYNYNQYYQQYQNYYAHWGYDQNTGSYSYSYPQYGYTQNTMQTYEEVGEDALEGFLPLADPMPQTDVSEANKQFMEQSEELYDALIECHWQPLDSVSSELQAA is encoded by the exons ATATGGATGAGAACTTCATTTCAAGAGCTTTTGCTACTATGGGACAACTAGTCCTGAGTGTGAAGATAATTCGGAATAGATTGACAGG GATTCCAGCAGGCTATTGCTTTGTAGAATTCGCTGATCTGGCCACAGCAGAGAAATGTTTACATAAAATCAACGGGAAGCCCCTTCCTGGCGCCACCCCT ACAAAGCGCTTTAAATTAAACTATGCCACATATGGGAAGCAGCCTGATAACAG ccCAGAATATTCCCTGTTTGTTGGGGATCTTTCCCCTGATGTAGATGACGGGATGATATATGAATTTTTTGTAAAAGTATACCCATCATGTCGGGGTGGAAAAGTGGTCGTGGATCAGACAGGCGTTTCCAA AGGCTATGGTTTTGTGAAATTCTCAGATGAACTGGAGCAAAAAAGAGCACTGGTAGAGTGCCAGGGGGCTGTCGGCCTTGGTTCTAAGCCGATACGCTTGAGCGTTGCCATACCAAAAGC TAATCGGCTGAAGATGGTAGAGTACAATCAGATGTACAACTATAACTATAACCAGTACTATCAACAGTATCAGAACTACTATGCCCATTGGGGATACGATCAAAACACCGGCAGTTACAGCTACAGCTATCCACAATATGGCTACACACAGAATACCATGCAG ACATATGAAGAAGTGGGTGAAGATGCATTAGAAG GCTTCCTTCCATTGGCAGATCCGATGCCCCAGACGGATGTGAGTGAAGCCAACAAGCAGTTTATGGAGCAGAGCGAAGAACTCTATGATGCCTTGATAGAATGCCATTGGCAGCCTTTGGACAGTGTGTCTTCAGAGCTCCAGGCTGCGTAA